A genome region from Dreissena polymorpha isolate Duluth1 chromosome 16, UMN_Dpol_1.0, whole genome shotgun sequence includes the following:
- the LOC127862538 gene encoding lysosomal acid glucosylceramidase-like: MEMSAVFLHLLMAAFGTLVLHMLKFKATADQTPCIPRKFDQDSIVCVCNATYCDYQGIEGGGLLFTYYNTFMTTRDGLRMQRDIGSFDDGVKPNKYIFSVGNETKQTIIGFGGAFTDAAVLTMNSLSADARRNLINSYYDQQGIEYNLGRIPMASCDFSTHIYSYDDVDGDLKLENFKLADEDIKYKIPAILDAIKVSKRNVSLFGSPWSSPAWMKTNGNMTGKGQIKGSPGGEYFKAWANYFVKFIQAYKAQGINIWGLTAQNEPSDGMISGFAFQCLGWTPELQRDFISQDLGPALEANGLGDVKLMILDDQRVFLPYWAETVLNDPNAAKYVSGIAVHWYEDLVVPTSALDRTYKKFGNNYFILNTEACEQDIINKNRSVLLGNWYRGERYFTDIVQDLKHGVAGWVDWNLALNMQGGPNWENNRADSPVIVNADKGEFYKQPMFYAMGHFSKFVRPGSKVISHVDNLPGSSDLQVIFVEREDNSIVANMVNINDQEVYNITITDSMVPGYLNYQIPPKSFVTFIWYRK; the protein is encoded by the exons ATGGAAATGTCTGCTGTGTTCTTGCACCTGTTGATGGCAGCATTTGGCACCCTTGTTTTACACATGCTGAAGTTCAAGGCTACTGCTGATCAGACGCCATGCATTCCTAGAAAATTTGATCAG GATTCAATTGTGTGTGTAtgcaatgccacctactgcgatTACCAAGGGATAGAGGGAGGAGGTCTGTTGTTTACATATTATAACACCTTCATGACAACCCGTGATGGACTGAGAATGCAACGAGACATTGGGTCATTTGACGATGGAGTTAAACCTAATAAATACATCTTTAGTGTTGGCAACGAAACTAAGCAGACAATCATCGGGTTTGGTGGAGCTTTCACAGACGCAGCAGTGTTGACGATGAATTCTCTGTCTGCAGATGCCCGCAGGAATCTTATCAATTCCTATTACGATCAGCAAGGCATCGAGTACAATCTGGGAAGGATTCCCATGGCTAGTTGCGACTTCTCAACACATATTTACTCCtacgatgatgttgatggtgattTGAAACTGGAGAATTTCAAGCTGGCTGATGAggacataaaatacaaaattccCGCCATTCTTGACGCTATCAAAGTCAGTAAGAGGAATGTTTCCCTTTTTGGAAGCCCATGGAGCTCCCCAGCCTGGATGAAAACCAACGGCAACATGACCGGAAAGGGGCAGATCAAAGGGTCACCTGGCGGGGAGTACTTTAAAGCTTGGGCAAATTATTTTGTAAAGTTTATACAGGCTTACAAGGCACAGGGTATCAATATATGGGGACTGACTGCCCAGAATGAGCCCAGTGATGGCATGATATCAGGTTTCGCCTTCCAATGTTTGGGCTGGACCCCCGAACTCCAGAGGGATTTCATCTCCCAGGACTTGGGACCGGCCCTGGAAGCCAATGGCTTGGGTGACGTTAAGTTGATGATCCTTGATGACCAAAGGGTGTTTCTACCATATTGGGCGGAAACTGTCCTTAATGATCCAAACGCTGCAAAATATGTTTCTGGGATCGCAGTACATTGGTATGAGGACCTGGTTGTTCCTACATCGGCACTGGATCGTACGTACAAGAAGTTTGGAAATAATTACTTCATTCTGAACACAGAAGCGTGCGAGCAAGACATTATCAACAAGAATCGGTCAGTGCTGCTAGGCAACTGGTACCGTGGTGAGCGTTACTTCACGGATATAGTCCAGGACCTTAAACATGGAGTAGCGGGCTGGGTGGACTGGAACCTGGCGTTAAACATGCAGGGAGGCCCGAACTGGGAGAACAATCGGGCGGACAGTCCAGTTATTGTCAACGCTGATAAAGGAGAGTTTTACAAACAGCCAATGTTTTATGCCATGGGGCACTTCAGTAAGTTCGTCCGACCTGGTTCTAAGGTCATTTCCCACGTGGACAATCTTCCAGGCAGTTCGGATCTGCAGGTGATATTTGTAGAGCGTGAAGATAATTCTATCGTGGCAAACATGGTGAATATTAACGACCAGGAAGTGTATAACATTACTATTACAGACTCTATGGTGCCAGGATATCTGAACTACCAAATACCTCCAAAAAGTTTCGTCACTTTCATATGGTATAGAAAGTAA